One genomic window of Pelodiscus sinensis isolate JC-2024 chromosome 14, ASM4963464v1, whole genome shotgun sequence includes the following:
- the RPP25 gene encoding ribonuclease P protein subunit p25, with protein sequence MAAKGVESTPMPPVVQSRMENFRKVKTSEEDSPLPFPDLPPGVVEMKVKEGSKIRNLMGFAMARMELKGTRQIVFSGCGRAVTKTITCVEIMKRKLGGLHQVTKVRYKTLLEVWENKDPQPDGRVENLTVHKNVPSICILLSKDPLDPSEMGYQPPEPRDGLWAEKGGIEEDRLSSCSQGVKRPLAPPHGELANKKMQVQVLESPKGLGAMDYMLDYHH encoded by the coding sequence ATGGCTGCCAAAGGAGTGGAATCCACACCCATGCCCCCCGTAGTCCAGTCCAGGATGGAGAACTTCAGAAAGGTCAAGACGTCGGAGGAGGATAGCCCACTGCCTTTCCCCGACCTGCCCCCCGGTGTGGTGGAGATGAAGGTGAAGGAGGGCAGCAAGATCAGGAATTTGATGGGCTTTGCCATGGCCAGGATGGAGCTGAAAGGCACCCGGCAGATAGTTTTCAGTGGCTGTGGTCGGGCAGTCACCAAGACCATCACCTGTGTGGAGATCATGAAGAGGAAGCTGGGAGGTCTTCACCAGGTCACCAAGGTGCGGTACAAGACCCTGCTGGAGGTGTGGGAGAACAAGGACCCCCAGCCGGATGGCCGAGTGGAGAACCTGACTGTCCACAAGAATGTGCCCTCCATCTGTATCCTATTGTCCAAGGATCCTCTGGACCCCAGCGAGATGGGCTACCAACCCCCGGAGCCCAGAGATGGGCTGTGGGCTGAAAAGGGGGGAATAGAAGAAGATAGACTCAGTTCATGCTCACAAGGGGTGAAGAGACCTTTGGCACCTCCACACGGGGAGCTGGCTAACAAGAAAATGCAGGTACAGGTACTGGAGAGTCCAAAGGGCTTGGGGGCTATGGACTACATGCTGGACTATCATCactga